In the Chryseobacterium sp. MYb264 genome, one interval contains:
- a CDS encoding helix-turn-helix transcriptional regulator, with the protein MIQACTKTQKVEKYKRELIHHYILLMATVLFIFTIIFAFFIRDHIMPWYTAGGLFILVYSYIIVVRKKYSIHKLVHSYMILGTLYNFYVMLAFWENSVASFVWLLPIPLGAYVFFSRKYVIFYSLFVMLCILLGFLLSKNINLNFPEHRTENVRITDTLLVLSNVAVISLIIFYKDKIRRVEIEHEIEQKHDPKKESSEKAEVIDEEVFEKIKAFMEKNKPYKEPGFNISKLSAALDINSNYISKAIRQHNFTNFNSYLNTYRINYVKELMKDSNWEKVTLMYVYTEAGFSNQSTFNRVFKQIEKITPSEYIHLKIKEAS; encoded by the coding sequence ATGATACAGGCATGCACCAAAACTCAAAAAGTAGAAAAATATAAACGAGAACTGATCCATCATTATATTTTATTAATGGCTACTGTCCTTTTTATATTCACGATTATTTTCGCGTTTTTTATTCGGGATCATATCATGCCGTGGTATACGGCGGGTGGTCTATTTATTCTGGTCTATTCTTATATTATTGTGGTCCGAAAAAAATACTCCATTCATAAACTGGTTCATTCATACATGATTCTAGGAACCCTCTATAACTTTTATGTGATGTTGGCTTTTTGGGAAAACTCTGTGGCCAGCTTTGTCTGGCTTCTTCCCATTCCGTTGGGAGCTTATGTATTTTTCTCAAGAAAATATGTGATTTTTTATAGTTTATTTGTCATGCTCTGCATTCTGTTGGGCTTCCTTCTATCAAAAAATATCAATCTTAATTTTCCTGAGCATCGTACGGAGAATGTACGAATTACCGATACCCTTCTTGTCCTTTCAAATGTTGCCGTTATTTCATTAATCATTTTTTACAAAGACAAAATCCGGAGAGTTGAGATTGAGCATGAAATTGAACAAAAACACGATCCAAAGAAGGAAAGTTCAGAAAAGGCCGAAGTTATTGATGAAGAAGTTTTTGAAAAAATCAAAGCCTTTATGGAAAAAAATAAGCCCTATAAGGAGCCCGGCTTCAATATATCCAAACTTTCGGCAGCATTGGATATCAACAGCAATTATATCTCGAAAGCCATCCGGCAACATAATTTTACAAATTTTAACAGCTATTTAAATACCTACAGAATCAATTATGTAAAAGAATTAATGAAGGATAGTAACTGGGAAAAGGTAACCCTGATGTATGTCTATACGGAAGCTGGATTTTCCAATCAGTCTACCTTTAACCGGGTGTTCAAACAGATTGAAAAAATAACACCCTCAGAATATATTCATCTGAAAATAAAAGAAGCCTCATGA